From bacterium:
ACAGGATTGATGAAACTGCTGCGTCATTTGTTTTTCAAAACATTATTTTCTTCCGTTGAACGTACGCAAATCCGCTTTTATCGCCGCATTCAAAAACGCGTCAAACAGCGCATGGGCGAAATGGTTCATCTCGTCATGCTGGAACAGGATTGAATCGCTTACCTGTCTTAATCCTACTCTTTTTACTCTGATTCACTTCAAAATTTTATTGACTTCCAATTTTTTCACCCTTAAAATAAAACCAAGCTCTCGTAGTTTCGACCACACGGAAACAACTATTGTCAATGAGCACATCGTAAGAGGTAATATATAATGAGTTTTAATGTTAAGGATTTCCTAGATCTTGATAAAATACCAACGCAACACGTTTTGTGGATTTGTATTCTTTCTGCCTGTCTAGCCTCCTTCCCTGACGAACTCATTTTGCAGCTTAAGTTGAGTGATTTAAAAAACTTCGTCTTTGTAGGAATATGGTTATTTTATGGCCAATACTGAATCACTTAACATGCCCGCACTTGAGAGAGTTATTTCAAGATTGACCTTGTTGCCCGTGCTCATATGCGTTATGCTAACAACTGCAGTTCTGGTTCAAATTGTGCGCACTGGCATAACTACAAATTTGCTTATTCTATTGTTCGGAGCTCTCCTTTCTGCCACTAGCATTTTTTCTTATGGAGTTGCAATTTTCAACTATGTAATTCCGAAGAAGAAATCATTTCGTGCTTCTTTAATAATTTTTAGCGGCTTTATCCCATGGCTTTTTGGATCATATCTTACTTTTTATAAAGGTTTCTGGTCTTTAAAAAGTGTTTTTATGGATTTTCAAGTATGGTTGTTAATTAAATGTGTGATTTTTATAATAAGTGGAGCCATGCTCATACGTAATTTTTATAAGATCACTCAAATCGGGACTGATATAGACGAAGGAAGACTCATTATTTTGCAATGATTGAACAGATATTCAAATGACATGTTGTGAATACATCTATACATTAAGAATTCTTACGGTTTTTTATATTGGAAATCTGTCACCCGTTGCTTAAATTGACTCGTCAAAAAAACGAGGACTCATTTATGAATGATCAGCAACTTTTGGAAAGAATTACAAGCCAACAGAACGTCCTTGGCGGAAAACCTGTGATCAAGGGAACACGTTTATCTGTCGAATTCATCCTGAACCTACTGGCGCATGGCTCGACCACTGAAGACATCCTGAATGAATACAAAGGCCTGATGAAAGAAGATATTCACGCCTGTCTTCTTTTTGCGACGAAATCTCTTGAAGATACGACATTCATGCCCTTGGAGCCGGAGATGGCTTAAATGTTGAAATTTATTGTTGATGAATGTACAGGCCCTGCCGTCTCAACGTGGCTGCGATCATTGAATTATGACACCTATTCTATTTTTGACAGTTCAAGAGGGATTTCCGATGATGAAGTGCTGACAATTGCCAATCGTGAGAATCGAATCATAATTACAAACGACAAAGATTTTGGCGAAAAAATCTATCGTGAACGAAAAAAACATAAAGGTGTCATATTCCTCAGATTAGCCGATGAGCGTTCTGAGAACAAGATAAAGGTTCTTCAAAATGTATTGGATGGCCACGCAGGCCAACTGCATGATCAGTTTATCGTAGTAACAGAAAAAAGAATCCGATTCGCCAAAAACTAGCGAATTGCCAACCCGTCTAAAAGCCATTTATGTCCTAAAAATCTAAAATTTCCCTTGCTTTTACTTGGTTTTTTCTGTATGATTCGCCCACTTAAAAAACATTTTAAACTTTGTTTATTAAAAGTTTATTCGATTAAATAATAAATTTGAAGCGAGGAATGAGTCATGAAACGTTGTGAAGTTTGCGGCAAAAGCCCTTTGTATGGCCATAGCGTCAGCCATGCCAACAACAAAACCAAAAGACGTTGGTTGCCGAACTTGCAGGAAGTTCGCGCGAAAATGACCAATGGCGCCGTCAAGCGCATCAAAGTCTGCACGCAATGCATCAAATCCGGACGGGTTGCCAAAGCCGCCTAACGGACATAATCATTTGCGAATTTTTAAAGCGTCAGATTTGATCTGACGCTTTTTTTTTCACCGGATATTTTTATGGGAAAAATTTTTTCACAACCGAAAGTGAAACTGATCAGCGGTATCATGGTTCGTCCTGATTTCGATGCATCGGCTGTTTTTGAAACCATCACAGGCCGGCTCGGCCCCATTGACCTGCACACGCCGTGGTTTGATTTCAGTCATACCGGTTATTACAAAGGCGAATTCGGCGAACAACTCAAAAAACAGTATTTTTCTCTGGAACAATTGGTCGCCATCGATGACATTCCCGATTTAAAAATCTGGTCTAATCAGATTGAAGACCATTATTTGATCGATGGCTCCCGTACAGTCAATATCGATCCCGGTTATATGGCCGATGCAAAAGTGCTGATGGCTACGACGAAAAATCTCGCTCACCGCGTGTATATCGGCAAAAATATTTTTGTCGATTTGCAATTGATTTTTCGCCATCATACGTTCGTGCCGGTCAATTGGACGTTCGCCGATATGAAAGAACCGGAAGTGATTGCGTTGTTCAATGACGTCCGTGCAAAATACATGGAGCAGTTGAAAGAATTAGGTGAATACGACGGCGGCGGATTTAAATTATATTAGAGAATGAATTGAATTGATTGAAATTTTCCGGATTAAAATTTTTACTGGAAGCACCTGAACTTGCTCATGACATACTCCGAACCAAGTTCGGAGTAGACGAGTTGACCGTTTCAGTGAACTTTTGATCGCTTATGCGAATTACACAAAAAATTTTATGGAAACAATTTTACGCGTTGAACATGTCACAAAAGCTTACGACGAGCGCATTGCCGTAAGTGATTTATCGTTCGAGGTTTTCAGAGGTGAAGTTTTCGGCCTGCTCGGCCCGAATGGCGCCGGTAAGACCACGACAATCCGGATGATCATTGATATGATCCGGCCCGATCACGGCTCGATCTACTTCGGCAACCATCAACGGCTGCCCATTGAAAAAATCGGTTATCTTCCGGAAGAACGCGGCCTTTATAAAAAAAGTAAAGTCCGTGAAACGTTGGTTTATTTCGCATCGCTGAAAAATGTTCCGGCCAAAGACTCCGAAAAACGCGCCGATTTCTGGCTCGAACGGTTTCAATTGCAGACTTATGCCGCTCAGCGCTGCGAAGAATTATCCAAAGGCCTTCAGCAAAAAATTCAGTTCATCGCTACGTTGATTCACGAACCCGAACTGCTGATTCTCGACGAACCTTTTTCCGGACTCGATCCCGTCAATCAATTATTTATCCGCGAGTTGATCGACGAGCTT
This genomic window contains:
- a CDS encoding DUF433 domain-containing protein, which translates into the protein MNDQQLLERITSQQNVLGGKPVIKGTRLSVEFILNLLAHGSTTEDILNEYKGLMKEDIHACLLFATKSLEDTTFMPLEPEMA
- a CDS encoding DUF5615 family PIN-like protein, whose protein sequence is MKFIVDECTGPAVSTWLRSLNYDTYSIFDSSRGISDDEVLTIANRENRIIITNDKDFGEKIYRERKKHKGVIFLRLADERSENKIKVLQNVLDGHAGQLHDQFIVVTEKRIRFAKN
- the rpmB gene encoding 50S ribosomal protein L28 translates to MKRCEVCGKSPLYGHSVSHANNKTKRRWLPNLQEVRAKMTNGAVKRIKVCTQCIKSGRVAKAA
- a CDS encoding DUF4416 family protein; this translates as MGKIFSQPKVKLISGIMVRPDFDASAVFETITGRLGPIDLHTPWFDFSHTGYYKGEFGEQLKKQYFSLEQLVAIDDIPDLKIWSNQIEDHYLIDGSRTVNIDPGYMADAKVLMATTKNLAHRVYIGKNIFVDLQLIFRHHTFVPVNWTFADMKEPEVIALFNDVRAKYMEQLKELGEYDGGGFKLY
- a CDS encoding ATP-binding cassette domain-containing protein encodes the protein METILRVEHVTKAYDERIAVSDLSFEVFRGEVFGLLGPNGAGKTTTIRMIIDMIRPDHGSIYFGNHQRLPIEKIGYLPEERGLYKKSKVRETLVYFASLKNVPAKDSEKRADFWLERFQLQTYAAQRCEELSKGLQQKIQFIATLIHEPELLILDEPFSGLDPVNQLFIRELIDELTRKGQTILLSAHQMDHIEKMCERICMIHRGGMVLYGRIHDIKDQYDDRQVRIQCAPAEKDKLLSLLDNAAVTPSGIEGHLPAQKSFSLLLKEVGERAEVQKVERVRPTLEQIFIEKVKL